The following coding sequences are from one Paenibacillus stellifer window:
- a CDS encoding SMI1/KNR4 family protein: MEQELLARLNQLHEDDEFAEIVKTIMGIPASERDYELLGQLARAYNNLGRYDEAMEQLLVLAEQGKDDSAWHYRIGYSYYFLQQYKQAVGAFTRAYELNPSEDLEEWLEAAREKVERSERQERRAAAARAEREQRVKEGGNQEPFAGMDVSQFWENSRYAIDTYVCDPPTEKMIALVEEELGGYKLPASYIALMKVQNGGIPRNTCFGTEEPTSWSEDHIAITSIMGIGLEKAEALGGSSGSRFMIEEWGYPDIGVVICDCPSAGHDVVMLDYRSCGKDGEPSVIHVDQESDYEITYLAPDFESFIRGLRPDEDYEIPAEVTLEEDLRKVNEAPFSPLLAELCGAVTEVERVDLLIRSVAARIVREKGYFALHADEFSTLMYDVQFWLYSRVHPVPATEDYLKQYREMIAFASGFGTGGYAEAFVTDWLKDRINNGMIRKDHGKLQLVEGAEADIVARLKETAGDEEDRTWP, from the coding sequence ATGGAGCAGGAGTTGCTGGCGCGCTTGAATCAGCTGCATGAGGACGACGAGTTCGCCGAGATTGTGAAGACGATCATGGGGATTCCAGCCTCTGAGCGGGATTATGAGCTGCTGGGCCAACTGGCCAGAGCTTATAATAACTTGGGCCGCTACGACGAAGCAATGGAGCAGCTGCTTGTCCTGGCGGAGCAGGGCAAAGACGATTCCGCATGGCATTACCGGATTGGCTATTCCTATTATTTCTTGCAGCAGTATAAGCAGGCGGTGGGAGCGTTCACCAGAGCATATGAGCTGAACCCAAGCGAGGATCTGGAGGAGTGGCTGGAAGCCGCCCGGGAGAAGGTGGAGCGCTCGGAACGCCAAGAACGGCGGGCGGCTGCCGCTCGGGCAGAGCGGGAGCAAAGAGTGAAGGAAGGCGGGAATCAGGAGCCTTTTGCCGGAATGGATGTGTCGCAGTTCTGGGAGAACAGCCGCTATGCAATCGATACGTATGTCTGTGATCCACCCACAGAGAAGATGATTGCTTTGGTGGAGGAAGAGTTGGGCGGTTATAAGCTGCCGGCGTCCTATATCGCTCTGATGAAGGTGCAGAACGGCGGGATTCCGCGCAATACCTGCTTCGGGACGGAAGAACCAACCTCCTGGTCGGAGGATCATATCGCCATTACGTCGATCATGGGAATTGGCCTGGAGAAGGCGGAAGCGCTCGGCGGAAGCTCAGGGAGCCGTTTCATGATCGAAGAGTGGGGATATCCGGATATCGGAGTCGTCATCTGCGATTGCCCTTCCGCCGGCCATGATGTGGTGATGCTGGATTACCGATCCTGCGGCAAGGACGGGGAACCGTCCGTTATTCATGTAGACCAGGAGTCGGATTACGAGATTACGTATCTGGCTCCCGATTTCGAGAGCTTTATCCGGGGCCTGCGGCCGGACGAGGATTACGAGATTCCCGCCGAGGTGACTCTGGAGGAGGATCTCCGCAAGGTGAACGAGGCGCCGTTCTCTCCACTGTTGGCCGAGCTGTGCGGCGCGGTCACGGAGGTGGAGCGTGTCGATCTGCTGATCCGAAGCGTTGCCGCAAGGATTGTACGGGAGAAGGGGTATTTCGCGCTGCATGCGGACGAGTTCTCCACTTTGATGTACGATGTCCAATTCTGGCTGTATAGCCGCGTGCATCCGGTTCCGGCCACTGAAGATTATCTGAAGCAATACCGCGAGATGATCGCTTTTGCTTCAGGCTTTGGCACCGGCGGCTATGCGGAGGCTTTTGTCACAGACTGGCTGAAGGACCGCATCAATAATGGAATGATACGAAAGGATCACGGCAAGCTCCAGCTTGTGGAGGGAGCCGAAGCTGATATTGTCGCTCGTCTGAAGGAAACGGCCGGAGATGAAGAGGACAGGACATGGCCATAA
- a CDS encoding carbohydrate ABC transporter permease — MTLKWGTKIGNWMMLLMAAVWLVPLVWMSVTAFRPRKAALSGFWSLDFTLGNFSTVWSAAPFAVYYLNTLLIVVCVFAVQMLSSTMAAYAFARVPFAGSGIMFLLFLIQIMIPADVLIFPNYNILKDLSLLDTKLGIMLPYLASAFGIFLLRQMFKTIPFELEEAALMEGCSKWQVLWKVYFPLSRPTYVAFALVSISYQWNNFLWPLIVTNSVENRPLTVGLSIFAQSFEVGVQWTEVSAATLLVITPLLAIFLLFQRQFIDSFIHSGIK; from the coding sequence ATGACGCTGAAATGGGGGACAAAAATCGGAAACTGGATGATGCTGCTAATGGCTGCGGTCTGGCTGGTTCCGCTCGTATGGATGTCGGTAACGGCGTTCCGCCCGAGAAAGGCGGCCTTGTCAGGATTCTGGTCGCTCGACTTTACGCTGGGGAATTTCTCCACCGTCTGGTCTGCGGCCCCGTTTGCCGTATATTACCTGAATACGCTGCTGATCGTTGTCTGTGTGTTTGCTGTGCAGATGCTCAGCTCGACCATGGCGGCTTATGCGTTCGCCCGTGTGCCGTTCGCCGGCAGCGGCATTATGTTCTTGCTGTTTCTGATCCAGATTATGATCCCGGCGGATGTGCTGATTTTCCCCAACTATAACATTTTGAAAGATCTGTCGCTCCTTGATACGAAGTTAGGCATCATGCTTCCTTATCTGGCATCGGCTTTCGGCATTTTTCTGCTAAGACAGATGTTCAAGACAATCCCATTCGAGCTGGAAGAAGCCGCTCTGATGGAAGGATGCAGTAAGTGGCAGGTGTTATGGAAAGTATATTTTCCGCTTTCACGCCCTACATATGTGGCGTTTGCACTCGTCTCGATCAGCTACCAGTGGAATAATTTCCTCTGGCCGCTGATTGTCACCAATTCGGTGGAGAATCGTCCGCTCACAGTAGGCTTGTCCATCTTCGCCCAGTCATTTGAGGTAGGGGTGCAGTGGACCGAGGTCAGCGCGGCTACTCTGCTGGTTATTACACCGCTGCTGGCCATTTTTCTGCTGTTCCAGCGCCAATTCATCGACAGCTTCATTCATTCGGGCATCAAATAA
- a CDS encoding sugar phosphate isomerase/epimerase family protein — translation MTGDRDFAVSTYAYIDVALEEAVEKLAAEGWRRIEIMCEGSHGDLLGWSDDRVEELKRTGERYGISWSLHSPIAGCNPAAVDGTETALSEAVLLETLRLADRLGCSYVVLHPGASDSSDTHEGSGFGRGSRETRMRIAGFLARILELTAGSRTVIALENVPPYPGMFGVEPDFLLDIIREVGSSRIGIVFDAGHAHMTGNGQCLIKLLQALPHMVALHLSDNRGEADEHLGLGGGTVPLEAMIAQLSACGYAGEWVLELRKAEDLESSAARLASLRRQFPAAAQLKSATSGTRASL, via the coding sequence ATGACGGGAGATCGGGACTTCGCTGTTTCGACTTATGCTTATATCGACGTCGCACTGGAAGAAGCGGTTGAGAAATTGGCGGCCGAAGGCTGGCGGCGGATTGAGATCATGTGTGAGGGAAGCCATGGGGATTTGCTGGGCTGGTCCGATGACAGGGTGGAGGAGCTGAAGCGTACGGGTGAACGCTACGGAATCAGTTGGAGCCTGCATTCGCCGATCGCCGGTTGCAACCCTGCTGCCGTGGACGGAACCGAAACGGCGCTTTCGGAAGCGGTGCTGCTGGAGACGCTGCGGCTGGCGGACCGGCTCGGATGCTCATATGTCGTTCTGCATCCTGGAGCTTCGGACAGCAGCGACACGCATGAGGGTAGCGGATTCGGCCGGGGCAGCAGGGAAACCCGGATGCGCATTGCCGGATTCCTTGCCCGCATCTTGGAACTTACCGCAGGCTCCCGGACTGTGATTGCTCTTGAGAATGTTCCGCCTTATCCCGGCATGTTCGGCGTGGAACCGGATTTTCTGCTCGATATCATCCGTGAAGTTGGCTCTTCCAGAATCGGCATTGTATTTGATGCCGGCCACGCGCATATGACAGGGAACGGCCAATGTCTGATTAAGCTGCTGCAAGCCCTCCCCCACATGGTGGCGCTTCATCTCAGTGACAACAGAGGTGAAGCGGATGAGCATTTGGGTCTCGGCGGTGGGACGGTTCCGCTTGAAGCGATGATCGCCCAGCTTTCGGCATGCGGGTACGCAGGTGAGTGGGTACTCGAGCTGCGGAAGGCGGAAGACCTCGAATCCTCTGCAGCCAGGCTGGCCAGTCTGCGGCGTCAGTTTCCAGCTGCTGCACAGTTGAAGTCGGCGACCAGCGGCACCAGAGCCTCCCTGTAG
- a CDS encoding carbohydrate ABC transporter permease — protein sequence MSGNRWRTNGFAWLLLLPSLVILVMFTFYPIFLTLRLSLYQADLAVPEPIFTGLDNFRRLAADEVFWKVMSNNIWFALGTVPAGIALALLMAVSANKALRGKWLLRTAFFYPTLIPMIAVANIWLFIYTPEYGLFSRLLHAAGLSDLNWLGSPGLVQWAMIIMIIWKEAGYFMIFYLAGLQNIPKDLYEAAQMDGVGRVTVFRKITFPLLMPTTLFVSIVALTNAFKLVDHLMIMTRGGPNNASNLLLYYIYETAFSFWDQGMASALTVVMIGLLLLFAAFQFFGLDKRIHYN from the coding sequence ATGTCCGGTAACAGGTGGAGAACGAACGGGTTTGCCTGGCTGCTGCTGCTGCCTTCGCTGGTCATTCTCGTTATGTTCACCTTTTATCCGATCTTTCTTACACTGCGCCTAAGTCTGTACCAGGCCGATCTGGCTGTACCGGAGCCCATATTCACCGGTCTGGACAATTTCCGCAGGCTTGCGGCTGATGAAGTGTTCTGGAAAGTCATGTCCAATAACATCTGGTTTGCGCTGGGGACGGTTCCTGCGGGAATCGCCCTCGCGCTCCTGATGGCGGTGTCTGCCAACAAGGCTCTGCGGGGCAAATGGCTGCTGCGGACCGCCTTTTTCTATCCAACCCTGATTCCGATGATTGCGGTGGCGAATATTTGGCTGTTCATTTACACACCGGAATACGGATTATTCAGCCGTCTTCTGCACGCAGCCGGTCTTTCGGACCTGAATTGGCTCGGTTCTCCGGGGCTGGTTCAGTGGGCGATGATCATTATGATCATCTGGAAGGAAGCGGGGTACTTCATGATTTTTTATTTGGCGGGCCTGCAGAACATCCCGAAGGATCTGTACGAGGCGGCCCAGATGGACGGCGTGGGAAGAGTCACGGTTTTTCGAAAAATCACCTTCCCGCTGCTGATGCCAACCACGCTGTTCGTCAGTATTGTCGCATTAACCAACGCCTTCAAGCTTGTCGATCACCTTATGATTATGACCCGGGGCGGCCCCAATAACGCCAGCAATTTGCTGCTCTACTATATTTATGAGACGGCCTTCAGCTTCTGGGATCAGGGAATGGCGTCGGCGCTGACCGTGGTGATGATCGGCCTGTTGCTCCTCTTTGCGGCGTTTCAGTTCTTCGGACTAGACAAGAGAATTCACTACAACTGA
- a CDS encoding ABC transporter substrate-binding protein codes for MRKWNTVMLTTVVGMSLLAGCGGNNGGTEGASGAADAGQTASDNKQTSAPDGKKTELTFYYPIAVGGPLTATIEAMTQEFEAAHPDIKVTPVYTGSYADTAVKTQAGVQAKQPPDVAVLQSTELFSLLDMNAIIPLDDFVQKEGGEQYLSDFYPAFLANSQTEGHTYSIPFQRSTIVLYYNKDMFKEAGLDPEKGPENWEQLQEYAVKLNKDGRFGLEIPVTGFAYWMMQTFALQNGDNLMTSDGKKVMFDTPENVEGLQYWVDLAAKYKAIPEGATDWSTVPSDFLEGKTAMMYHTTGNLTNVKKNATFDFGVSFLPAKKQYGSPTGGGNFYIFKDISAEKQQAAWEFVKFMTECERAAQWSIDTGYIAVRKSAYETDQMKKYAEEFPAALVARDQLQYAAAELSTHNNGKVMKILSDSIQAALTGDLTPTEALKKAQGEADQALASFNK; via the coding sequence ATGAGGAAATGGAACACAGTAATGCTGACAACCGTAGTGGGGATGTCCCTGCTGGCAGGCTGTGGAGGCAACAATGGCGGAACGGAAGGGGCAAGCGGTGCTGCCGATGCGGGTCAAACCGCAAGCGACAATAAGCAGACTTCTGCGCCGGACGGGAAGAAGACCGAGCTTACCTTCTATTATCCGATTGCCGTTGGTGGACCGCTGACCGCGACGATTGAAGCGATGACGCAAGAGTTCGAAGCTGCGCATCCTGATATCAAAGTCACTCCAGTCTATACGGGCAGCTACGCGGATACGGCCGTCAAGACACAAGCCGGTGTGCAGGCCAAACAGCCGCCTGATGTGGCGGTTCTGCAGTCAACCGAGCTGTTCAGCCTGCTGGATATGAACGCAATCATTCCGTTGGATGATTTCGTCCAGAAAGAAGGCGGCGAGCAGTATTTGTCGGATTTCTATCCGGCCTTTCTCGCCAATTCTCAGACGGAGGGGCATACATACAGTATTCCGTTCCAGCGCAGCACCATCGTGCTCTACTATAACAAGGATATGTTCAAGGAAGCGGGGCTGGACCCGGAGAAAGGCCCGGAGAACTGGGAACAATTGCAGGAATATGCAGTTAAGCTGAATAAGGATGGACGCTTCGGATTGGAAATTCCGGTTACCGGCTTCGCCTATTGGATGATGCAGACCTTCGCGCTGCAAAATGGGGATAATCTGATGACTTCCGACGGTAAAAAAGTGATGTTCGATACGCCGGAGAACGTGGAGGGTCTGCAATATTGGGTCGATCTGGCAGCCAAATACAAGGCCATTCCGGAAGGCGCAACGGACTGGAGCACCGTGCCGTCAGACTTCCTGGAGGGCAAGACGGCCATGATGTACCACACGACAGGCAATCTGACGAATGTGAAGAAGAACGCCACCTTCGACTTCGGAGTCAGCTTCCTGCCGGCGAAGAAACAGTACGGCAGCCCTACTGGCGGCGGCAACTTCTATATCTTCAAAGATATTTCGGCAGAGAAGCAGCAGGCGGCATGGGAATTCGTCAAGTTCATGACGGAATGCGAGCGCGCGGCACAGTGGAGCATCGATACCGGTTATATTGCTGTCCGCAAGTCGGCTTATGAGACGGACCAGATGAAGAAGTACGCCGAGGAGTTCCCGGCGGCGCTTGTAGCCCGCGATCAGCTGCAATATGCGGCGGCCGAGCTGTCTACTCATAACAACGGTAAAGTCATGAAAATTCTGAGCGACAGCATTCAGGCTGCCCTGACCGGTGATCTGACTCCAACTGAAGCGCTCAAGAAAGCCCAGGGCGAAGCCGATCAGGCGCTGGCGTCCTTCAATAAATAA